The Thermodesulfovibrionia bacterium genome includes a window with the following:
- a CDS encoding GDP-mannose 4,6-dehydratase produces the protein MLRSLIIGITGCAGSHLAEFLLESGHNVFGTKRESDSLINVNDILGKIKVFNIDLSDKKNIINILRESEPDHIYFLASALGSESIKAITHTNVEGTLTFFDALAENPCRSRIVLTSSSAVYGIQKDKLKLSEDNKLFPSTHYGLSKVFQENIALYYNRNHGLDVVIARPFNFTGPRENPFLACTAFARQIVDIENNIKAPVISVGNLDDMRDFTDVRDTVKGLTLLAQKGRNGEIYNICSGTAYPIKFILDKLLSMSNEMIKVETSAKRIRIGEINIQTGDNSKIFYETGWKPLIPLDKTLEDILVYNRKKVDIK, from the coding sequence ATGTTGAGATCCTTAATTATTGGAATAACAGGCTGTGCAGGCAGCCACTTGGCTGAATTTCTGCTTGAAAGCGGACATAACGTGTTCGGAACAAAACGAGAAAGCGACTCGTTAATAAATGTTAATGATATTCTTGGGAAAATCAAAGTCTTCAATATCGACCTCAGTGATAAAAAAAACATAATCAACATCTTGCGTGAATCTGAACCTGACCATATATATTTTCTAGCGTCTGCATTGGGCTCGGAAAGCATAAAAGCAATAACACATACAAATGTTGAAGGAACACTCACCTTTTTTGATGCTCTGGCAGAAAATCCATGCAGGTCCAGAATCGTTTTAACCAGTTCAAGCGCTGTCTATGGAATTCAAAAAGACAAACTTAAATTATCTGAAGACAACAAGTTGTTCCCATCCACTCATTATGGTTTAAGTAAAGTATTCCAGGAAAATATAGCATTGTATTACAATAGAAATCATGGTCTGGATGTAGTAATAGCTCGGCCATTTAATTTCACAGGCCCAAGGGAAAATCCTTTTTTAGCATGTACAGCTTTTGCCAGGCAGATCGTTGATATTGAAAATAACATCAAGGCGCCCGTTATTAGTGTCGGCAATCTGGATGATATGAGAGATTTTACTGATGTAAGAGATACAGTCAAAGGTTTGACATTATTAGCTCAAAAAGGGAGAAATGGTGAAATATACAATATATGTTCTGGAACTGCTTACCCTATAAAATTCATTCTTGATAAATTATTATCAATGAGCAATGAAATGATTAAGGTAGAAACATCTGCTAAAAGAATAAGAATAGGTGAGATAAATATCCAGACTGGCGACAACTCTAAAATTTTCTATGAGACCGGTTGGAAGCCACTTATACCCTTAGACAAAACTTTAGAAGATATTTTGGTTTATAATAGAAAAAAGGTGGATATTAAATGA
- a CDS encoding glycosyltransferase family 2 protein produces the protein MYPDKIKKCSSISLFFPAYNEEANIAKSINQALTILPQFAEQYEIIVVDDGSKDKTAEIVQQVASKHPQVRLIQHDTNVGYGGAVKSGIYGSRFDLIFLCDADLQFDLTEMPRMLEWINEYDLVVGYRVKRKDPFHRRVNALCWHLLIHILLSLKVKDIDCAFKLFRKSIFQNMKLSSNGAMVSTEILAQARSFGYKIKEIPVSHYPRLEGEQSGANPKVVFKAFRDLFKFYREMKKSGKNH, from the coding sequence ATGTATCCAGATAAGATAAAAAAATGCAGTAGCATTTCATTGTTTTTTCCTGCTTATAATGAAGAGGCAAATATTGCCAAGAGCATTAACCAAGCACTTACAATTTTACCTCAGTTTGCTGAACAATATGAAATTATTGTTGTAGATGATGGCAGCAAAGATAAAACAGCTGAAATAGTTCAACAAGTAGCATCAAAACATCCCCAGGTCAGACTTATTCAGCACGATACAAACGTTGGATACGGAGGGGCGGTCAAATCAGGCATCTATGGATCCAGGTTCGACCTTATATTCCTATGTGATGCTGACCTGCAATTCGATCTTACAGAGATGCCAAGAATGTTGGAGTGGATAAATGAATATGATTTAGTGGTTGGTTACAGGGTAAAGCGCAAGGATCCTTTCCATAGACGCGTCAATGCGTTATGCTGGCACTTGTTGATACATATTTTACTAAGTCTTAAGGTGAAAGATATTGATTGCGCATTTAAATTATTCCGCAAATCAATTTTTCAAAACATGAAACTTTCTTCAAATGGTGCAATGGTGAGCACTGAAATACTTGCACAGGCAAGATCATTTGGCTACAAAATAAAAGAGATTCCTGTCAGCCATTATCCCAGGTTAGAAGGGGAACAATCCGGCGCAAATCCCAAAGTGGTCTTTAAGGCTTTCCGTGATCTTTTTAAATTTTACAGAGAAATGAAAAAGTCAGGGAAAAATCATTAA
- a CDS encoding sulfatase has translation MRFADFLPDLSLAFFLWTVLGLILSVILWSVIFIFYRIIPKSIFHISLDQVTVFFVCILLLIFVKQVLLGTFSLSYYTGLNHYSLLAIGFILTILTFWISRKYIINNAQKALDGLNTHITPLVWSFALLFVLSIPLSILRTEPSDIVNENGINVHSVSDKESSYSDSNKMKRPNILFIVLDALTARDMSLYGYDRPTTPFISKWADDAIVFNRIYASSNWTSPTVMSMMTGQRLWTHGVWYAANRHASRNYESNLPRVLKDYGYDVYAFVQNRYAHPETLGIKEAFSKRENYHTYWLTSGWWFDDIAKLFVNRNIVMEWIFETNAYAEFINSFRPPNDSTLVPPENVYNYFLEFISKANQEGTSAKVNKPFFAWLHIYPPHEPYLPPPPYFGRFGDADRFSNDMELKESGIVETEYKTEMQAQVDILRKRYDEFIMYSDNQFEIFMTRLAGAIDLSNTIIILLSDHGESFNHGYQGHSGSNLYESMVHVPLIIKLPFNTEGKVSSMPAEQIDITPTILDLIDIPVPEWMEGRSLFPFIKGIPMKPKPVLSMQFIENRALGEPITKGTIAVWEGDYKLIHYLEEDKSLLFNLKSDPDEILNIIKDQPEIAEELLVFIKENLSQANKKNNAVK, from the coding sequence ATGCGATTTGCAGATTTCCTCCCTGATCTATCATTGGCATTCTTTTTATGGACAGTATTGGGTCTAATCCTATCGGTTATCTTATGGTCTGTTATATTCATATTTTATAGAATTATTCCGAAATCTATATTTCATATTAGCCTTGATCAGGTAACTGTATTTTTTGTTTGTATTTTGCTTTTGATTTTTGTAAAACAAGTATTACTTGGCACTTTTTCTTTATCTTATTATACCGGTTTAAATCACTATTCACTGTTAGCCATTGGGTTTATTTTAACAATTTTGACGTTCTGGATCAGTAGAAAATATATTATAAATAATGCTCAAAAGGCGTTAGATGGCTTAAATACTCATATTACTCCCTTAGTGTGGTCATTTGCTCTTTTGTTTGTTTTGTCCATACCGTTATCAATTTTAAGAACTGAACCTTCTGATATTGTAAATGAAAATGGCATTAACGTTCATTCAGTATCAGATAAAGAAAGTTCGTATTCTGACTCAAACAAAATGAAACGGCCAAATATTCTTTTTATCGTTTTAGATGCACTTACAGCAAGGGATATGTCTCTTTATGGGTATGATAGGCCTACAACACCGTTTATATCGAAGTGGGCAGATGATGCTATCGTATTCAACAGGATCTACGCTTCTTCTAACTGGACAAGTCCAACGGTTATGAGCATGATGACCGGGCAAAGGCTTTGGACGCATGGAGTTTGGTATGCTGCCAATCGCCATGCAAGCCGAAATTATGAGTCCAATTTACCTAGAGTCCTAAAAGATTATGGCTATGACGTATACGCTTTTGTCCAAAACCGGTATGCACATCCTGAAACATTAGGTATTAAGGAAGCTTTCTCAAAAAGAGAAAATTATCATACTTACTGGTTAACAAGCGGTTGGTGGTTTGACGATATAGCAAAGCTTTTTGTAAATAGAAATATTGTGATGGAGTGGATATTTGAAACCAATGCTTATGCGGAGTTTATAAATTCATTCAGGCCGCCTAATGATTCTACTCTTGTTCCTCCAGAGAATGTTTATAATTATTTTTTAGAGTTCATTTCCAAGGCAAATCAGGAAGGGACGTCTGCAAAAGTAAATAAACCATTTTTTGCATGGCTTCATATTTATCCGCCTCATGAACCTTATTTGCCACCTCCCCCCTATTTTGGCAGGTTTGGTGATGCCGACAGATTTTCTAATGACATGGAGCTGAAGGAGAGTGGAATAGTTGAGACAGAATACAAAACTGAGATGCAGGCACAGGTAGATATCCTCAGAAAGCGTTATGATGAATTCATTATGTACTCTGATAACCAATTTGAGATATTTATGACACGTCTTGCAGGCGCTATCGACCTGTCAAATACTATAATTATTCTTTTGTCAGATCATGGAGAAAGTTTTAACCATGGCTATCAGGGGCATAGCGGTTCTAACCTATACGAATCGATGGTTCATGTCCCTTTAATAATAAAACTACCATTTAATACGGAAGGTAAAGTAAGTAGTATGCCTGCAGAGCAGATTGATATAACACCAACCATACTTGACCTTATTGATATCCCTGTGCCTGAATGGATGGAAGGAAGGTCGTTGTTTCCTTTTATAAAAGGGATACCTATGAAGCCCAAACCTGTTTTATCTATGCAGTTTATAGAAAATCGTGCTCTTGGTGAGCCGATAACCAAAGGTACTATAGCTGTGTGGGAAGGAGACTATAAACTTATACACTATCTTGAGGAAGACAAGTCTTTGCTTTTTAATCTAAAGAGTGACCCGGATGAGATCCTGAATATTATTAAGGATCAACCTGAAATAGCAGAGGAACTTCTTGTATTTATCAAAGAGAATCTTTCCCAGGCGAATAAGAAAAATAATGCAGTCAAATAA
- a CDS encoding sulfatase, translating into MIYKIIPKSIIHIRLEHVIFLLFLVIVPQYIKRTYFSNFSFSGSFGINRLVIITIGVLISAVIIWFGYKYIEKIVYEVNSRITPLIWIFGLFLFVAVPLSFMGGESSQAGRKADNISQDVSQFNAGASSKRPNFIFIIMDTLAARDMQLYGYKRPTTPFISEWAKTAAVFNRAYAAANWTTPAAMSIMTGQRVWTHGVWHLIYYHPFENYDNNLPALLRDSGYDVYSFVQNPFAHPDTLGIKDPFLLRDKAHTFWLPPEWWMDILKGFFLNKPVVKEWIFERNVFAKKINSFRPESHVTDVPPDIVYNKFLKFISERQREKDKSQTPFFAWLHVFPPHDFYLPSEPYMGMFGDAEKYNSDKKQSEIEMLGSAYAPQLQPDVDILRKRYDEFVLYSDQQFKTFISGIAEKLDLSNTVIILLSDHGESFSHGWLAHKGTHLYESLVHVPLIIKLPGQAAGRTIDMKVEHTDVAPTILELAGISIPPWMEGRSLFPLLNGETMQSQPVFSMQFSNNPVIGSRHIDKGTVAVWDGDYKLINYLDNKKSLLFDLKNDPDENNDLYLSNPETAQRLLQLITDNIDRVNKRITH; encoded by the coding sequence GTGATTTATAAAATAATCCCTAAATCCATCATTCATATCCGCCTTGAACATGTAATATTCCTTCTATTTCTGGTAATAGTCCCGCAATATATTAAAAGGACATACTTCAGTAATTTTTCTTTTAGCGGATCTTTCGGTATAAACCGTCTGGTAATTATTACAATTGGAGTCTTGATATCGGCAGTTATTATCTGGTTTGGATATAAATATATAGAAAAAATAGTCTATGAAGTAAACAGCCGCATCACGCCTCTGATATGGATTTTTGGTTTATTTTTATTTGTTGCAGTTCCTCTTTCTTTTATGGGAGGAGAATCTTCTCAGGCTGGACGCAAAGCTGACAATATTTCACAAGATGTTTCGCAGTTCAACGCCGGCGCAAGCAGTAAACGACCCAACTTTATTTTTATTATAATGGATACGCTGGCTGCGCGCGACATGCAGTTGTACGGATATAAACGCCCGACAACGCCGTTTATTTCAGAATGGGCTAAGACCGCAGCAGTTTTTAACAGGGCATATGCGGCGGCTAACTGGACGACGCCTGCTGCGATGAGTATTATGACCGGGCAAAGGGTGTGGACCCATGGGGTCTGGCATTTAATTTACTATCATCCTTTTGAAAATTACGATAACAATCTTCCAGCGTTATTGAGGGATTCGGGATATGATGTATACAGTTTTGTTCAAAATCCTTTTGCACATCCTGACACTTTGGGGATTAAAGATCCATTTTTGTTAAGAGACAAAGCACATACCTTCTGGTTACCTCCGGAATGGTGGATGGATATTCTGAAAGGATTTTTCCTTAATAAACCAGTTGTGAAGGAATGGATTTTTGAAAGGAATGTTTTTGCGAAAAAGATAAACTCTTTCCGCCCCGAGTCTCATGTCACTGATGTCCCACCGGATATTGTTTATAATAAATTCTTGAAATTTATTTCTGAAAGGCAGCGTGAGAAAGACAAATCACAGACTCCATTTTTCGCATGGCTGCACGTTTTTCCGCCGCATGATTTCTACCTGCCTTCGGAACCGTATATGGGCATGTTCGGCGATGCGGAAAAATATAATTCAGACAAGAAGCAGTCAGAGATAGAGATGCTCGGCAGTGCATATGCGCCTCAATTGCAGCCTGATGTGGACATATTGAGGAAACGCTATGATGAATTTGTCTTATATTCTGACCAGCAATTTAAAACATTTATATCAGGCATTGCAGAGAAATTAGATTTATCCAATACGGTTATTATTCTGCTGTCAGATCACGGGGAAAGTTTTTCGCATGGCTGGCTGGCTCACAAGGGCACGCATCTTTATGAATCCCTGGTACATGTGCCTCTGATAATAAAATTGCCGGGGCAAGCGGCAGGCAGGACAATTGATATGAAGGTTGAACATACTGATGTTGCTCCTACTATACTTGAACTTGCAGGCATTTCAATACCGCCATGGATGGAAGGGCGGTCTTTGTTTCCTCTTTTGAACGGGGAAACCATGCAGTCTCAGCCGGTTTTTTCCATGCAATTCAGCAATAACCCTGTGATCGGCAGCCGTCATATTGACAAAGGGACAGTGGCAGTGTGGGATGGAGATTACAAGCTTATTAATTATCTGGATAACAAGAAATCATTGCTTTTTGACCTGAAGAATGACCCTGATGAGAACAATGACCTTTATTTAAGTAACCCTGAGACAGCGCAGCGTCTTTTGCAATTGATCACAGACAATATAGACCGTGTCAACAAGAGGATTACTCATTGA
- a CDS encoding MBOAT family O-acyltransferase: MASYAFYAAWDWRFLSLILTSTAIDYFCGIQIDSSLNIKRKKMFLLFSIIVNLSILGIFKYFNFFFYNLQALANILGFSFEPRFFNIILPVGISFYTFKTMTYTIGIYWEQIKPTRKFPEYALFVAFFPSLLSGPIDRADSLLPQILKPREITYDKFYKGSFLIFWGLFLKMFIADNMGSIVDPVYSTQAIYNGTEVLLSMYAYVFQLYCDFAGYSFIAIGLGKVMGFDMINNFNLPLFSSNVADFWRRWHISLSNWVRDYIYTPLFLSLRNIQGKMRLYVTLMITMFVLGLWHGAAWHFIIFGIYYGGHLVLYHVFQPRVAKIMKTGNPGLNIIWLIVSIVFMFHVTAVGFLLFRAESISQICSMLNSLIFNFRLADFSFITAGKIISFALLLLIVESIQFKKNDLMIVLQWNTLTRATFYFICFYLVIIFGVEGGKEFVYFQF, encoded by the coding sequence ATGGCCAGCTATGCATTTTATGCTGCATGGGACTGGAGGTTTTTATCCTTGATTCTGACATCAACTGCCATTGATTATTTTTGTGGTATTCAAATTGATAGTTCGTTAAATATTAAAAGAAAAAAAATGTTTTTGTTGTTTAGTATAATCGTCAACCTGAGTATTCTGGGTATCTTCAAGTATTTCAACTTCTTTTTTTACAACTTACAGGCACTTGCTAATATTCTCGGCTTTTCTTTTGAACCTCGTTTTTTCAATATAATTCTTCCTGTTGGAATCAGTTTTTATACATTCAAGACTATGACATACACAATTGGCATATATTGGGAACAGATTAAACCGACAAGAAAGTTTCCTGAATATGCACTTTTTGTAGCATTTTTCCCGTCTCTTTTATCCGGTCCTATTGACCGTGCAGACAGCCTTCTGCCTCAGATTCTTAAGCCAAGAGAAATAACTTATGACAAGTTTTATAAAGGCAGTTTTTTAATATTTTGGGGTTTGTTTTTAAAGATGTTTATTGCAGATAACATGGGAAGCATTGTTGATCCCGTATACTCGACACAGGCCATTTACAATGGCACAGAGGTTTTGCTTTCTATGTATGCTTATGTATTTCAACTTTACTGTGATTTTGCGGGCTATTCATTTATTGCAATAGGGCTTGGCAAAGTCATGGGATTTGACATGATAAATAATTTCAACCTGCCTTTATTCTCTTCCAATGTGGCAGATTTTTGGAGGCGGTGGCATATAAGTTTGAGCAATTGGGTAAGAGATTATATATATACTCCATTATTTTTAAGTCTAAGAAATATTCAGGGGAAGATGAGATTGTATGTGACGTTGATGATTACAATGTTTGTGCTTGGATTATGGCATGGTGCTGCGTGGCATTTTATTATTTTTGGGATATATTATGGAGGCCACCTTGTTCTTTATCATGTTTTTCAACCCAGAGTTGCAAAGATTATGAAAACCGGAAACCCGGGTTTAAACATTATTTGGCTGATTGTAAGCATAGTATTCATGTTTCATGTAACTGCAGTAGGATTTTTACTTTTCAGGGCAGAATCGATCTCACAAATATGCAGTATGCTAAACAGTTTGATCTTTAATTTCAGGCTGGCTGATTTCTCTTTTATAACAGCGGGGAAGATAATCTCTTTTGCTTTATTGTTACTTATAGTAGAGAGTATTCAGTTTAAGAAGAATGATTTGATGATTGTTTTACAATGGAATACCTTAACAAGGGCGACATTCTATTTTATATGCTTTTATCTGGTAATTATCTTTGGGGTTGAAGGTGGAAAAGAATTTGTTTACTTCCAATTTTAA
- a CDS encoding glycosyltransferase: MNDKPLISYILPVYQAEKFIYGNLSLFNNYIAESGLISELIAVNDGSTDGTHAMVEKFIRDQKDVSSIKYLNLEKNVGKGLAIKRGFEEAKGEYIVFTDCDLQYSFNNIKDLVNALVYRKKKIVIANRMRRDSVYKIRSENLTYIYIRHTAGRVYNWLINLFTNLNIEDTQAGLKGFDRDTAELIFSKMTISGFTFDVDILVCAKENNIDISSIPIEFNYAEEMSTVNFVKQIFIMSLDLFRILFKRILGFYKR; the protein is encoded by the coding sequence ATGAATGATAAACCGTTAATATCATATATCCTCCCTGTATATCAGGCTGAAAAATTCATTTATGGCAATCTGTCTCTTTTTAACAATTATATTGCTGAATCTGGTTTGATTAGTGAGTTAATAGCTGTCAATGACGGGAGCACCGATGGCACGCATGCTATGGTTGAGAAATTCATAAGAGACCAGAAAGATGTTTCATCGATTAAATATTTAAACCTTGAGAAAAATGTAGGCAAAGGGCTAGCCATAAAAAGGGGATTTGAAGAAGCAAAAGGAGAATATATCGTCTTCACCGATTGTGATTTGCAGTATTCATTTAATAATATAAAAGACCTTGTTAATGCTTTGGTTTATCGCAAGAAGAAAATAGTTATTGCAAATCGAATGCGCAGGGACAGTGTTTACAAGATAAGATCAGAAAATCTCACATACATATATATAAGGCACACTGCAGGAAGGGTCTATAACTGGCTGATAAATTTGTTTACTAATTTAAATATAGAGGATACTCAGGCTGGTCTGAAAGGGTTTGATCGTGATACAGCGGAATTGATTTTTAGTAAAATGACAATATCAGGTTTTACTTTTGATGTTGATATATTGGTCTGCGCTAAGGAAAATAACATTGATATCTCATCCATCCCCATAGAATTCAATTATGCCGAAGAGATGAGTACGGTAAACTTTGTAAAGCAGATATTTATAATGTCACTTGACCTTTTTAGGATTTTATTTAAACGTATTTTAGGGTTTTATAAGAGATAG
- a CDS encoding sulfatase-like hydrolase/transferase has translation MTAKKSFLIIFRITLILFSLQFLKDALFKWDGYSFYMRFIDFLPELALAYVLWTITAIVIAVFLWFILFVVYKLIPETLVPASLEYLVFFMIFILFPIFIKRTFYSTLSISELIGLSRLAIIFMGIFIVAIVILFARRNINKKISDILYGLDSRITPLVWLFIFIFFISLPMSFFKKSFFENEYKSGTDISNRLQINVKEASRPNIILIIMDSLSSKDIDVYGYERSTMPFISEWAKNGVVFKNIYSSSNWTTPATMSLLTGQRVWTHKVWYSAFNSPVKNYKHNLARVLKENDYNVYGLVQNGNAHPSTLGMQNDFLFSDNYLSFQVTKKWWYSRFQNLFPDRPIVNKWIFHDSFIAKKIASYSPEENSNTKPAEMVYNKFLDYMSEIKQKKTQRPFFAYLHVMPPHYAYLPPAPFMGVFGDSEKFSSDEAQWKGFAFNKEYDFNKQKDVNVLRKRYDEFVLYSDKQFELFLSHLNDVIDMTNTIVIFSSDHGESFSHGWLAHNGPHLYEPLVHIPLIIKMPGNTSGKVVDLTVEQIDIAPTILELADINVPDWMEGVSLLPLIKGEKIAARPVLSVDFQRNRSFGHPITKGTMAVWDGEYKLIKYIEDNKILLFNLKNDPDELKNIADVQPEIAERLSKYIDHTLAVANEKIVGFKE, from the coding sequence ATGACAGCTAAGAAATCTTTTCTCATAATATTCCGGATAACTCTTATTTTATTCTCGCTTCAATTTCTTAAGGATGCCTTATTTAAATGGGATGGTTATTCCTTTTACATGCGTTTTATCGATTTTCTCCCGGAACTTGCATTGGCTTATGTTTTGTGGACAATCACAGCTATAGTCATTGCAGTCTTTTTATGGTTTATATTATTTGTCGTTTATAAGCTCATTCCTGAAACTCTTGTTCCAGCATCTCTTGAATACCTTGTTTTTTTCATGATCTTTATTTTATTCCCCATATTCATAAAACGAACCTTTTACAGTACTCTATCTATAAGTGAGTTAATCGGTTTAAGTCGTTTAGCAATCATATTTATGGGTATTTTTATTGTGGCAATTGTTATATTGTTTGCCCGTAGAAATATTAATAAAAAAATAAGCGATATACTTTATGGCCTTGATAGCAGGATAACGCCTCTGGTGTGGCTTTTTATATTCATATTTTTCATTTCATTGCCGATGTCTTTTTTTAAGAAAAGCTTTTTTGAGAATGAGTACAAATCCGGTACGGACATTTCTAATAGATTACAGATTAATGTTAAAGAAGCCAGCCGTCCCAACATAATCTTGATCATCATGGATTCTTTATCATCAAAAGACATTGATGTATACGGCTACGAGCGTTCCACTATGCCTTTCATATCGGAGTGGGCAAAAAATGGCGTGGTATTCAAGAACATTTATTCATCATCTAACTGGACAACACCTGCTACCATGAGTCTGCTGACAGGCCAAAGAGTGTGGACACATAAGGTATGGTATAGCGCTTTCAATTCCCCAGTTAAAAACTATAAACATAATTTAGCCAGGGTGCTTAAAGAAAATGATTATAATGTTTATGGCCTTGTACAAAATGGGAATGCGCATCCAAGCACATTAGGGATGCAGAATGATTTTTTATTTAGTGATAATTATCTTTCATTTCAAGTGACTAAAAAATGGTGGTATAGCAGGTTTCAGAATTTATTCCCTGACAGGCCTATTGTTAATAAATGGATTTTTCATGACAGTTTTATTGCTAAAAAAATAGCTTCTTACAGCCCTGAAGAAAACTCTAATACTAAGCCAGCTGAAATGGTATATAACAAATTTCTGGACTATATGTCTGAAATAAAGCAAAAAAAAACTCAGCGTCCTTTTTTTGCTTATCTGCATGTCATGCCTCCACATTACGCATATCTGCCCCCTGCGCCTTTTATGGGTGTGTTCGGGGACTCTGAGAAATTCTCTTCAGACGAGGCACAATGGAAGGGTTTTGCTTTTAATAAGGAATATGATTTTAATAAGCAGAAAGATGTAAATGTTCTCAGGAAGCGCTATGATGAATTTGTTTTATATTCTGACAAACAATTTGAGCTGTTTCTATCTCATCTCAATGACGTTATTGATATGACAAATACTATAGTCATCTTTTCATCAGATCATGGAGAAAGTTTTTCACATGGCTGGTTGGCTCATAATGGCCCTCATCTTTATGAGCCGCTTGTGCATATACCTCTAATAATAAAGATGCCCGGCAATACAAGCGGTAAGGTAGTCGATCTAACTGTTGAACAGATAGATATTGCTCCTACAATCCTTGAACTTGCAGATATCAATGTCCCTGACTGGATGGAAGGGGTATCTTTATTGCCGTTAATTAAAGGAGAAAAAATTGCAGCCCGTCCTGTGTTGTCAGTGGATTTTCAAAGAAACCGTTCTTTTGGACATCCTATCACGAAGGGGACCATGGCTGTTTGGGATGGAGAATATAAGCTTATTAAATATATAGAAGATAATAAAATTCTTCTTTTCAACCTGAAGAATGACCCTGATGAGTTAAAAAATATAGCTGATGTTCAGCCTGAAATAGCAGAACGGCTTTCAAAATATATTGATCATACCCTTGCCGTAGCAAATGAAAAAATTGTTGGATTTAAAGAATAG
- a CDS encoding acyl carrier protein, translated as MTDKKFNATLSEVLKIGEDTITDETSPDNVATWDSMNALLLVTALETAYNIRFTARDIVGVKNVGDIKESLKRHGVNLSA; from the coding sequence ATGACAGATAAAAAGTTCAATGCTACACTGTCAGAGGTGTTGAAAATAGGTGAAGACACAATCACTGATGAAACTTCGCCTGATAATGTTGCAACATGGGATTCTATGAATGCTCTGCTGTTAGTGACAGCATTAGAGACCGCTTATAACATTAGATTTACTGCAAGGGATATAGTTGGCGTAAAAAATGTTGGAGATATAAAGGAAAGTCTTAAGCGGCATGGGGTGAATTTAAGTGCTTAG
- a CDS encoding ChbG/HpnK family deacetylase, translating into MGVRIIADDYGMSLEINNAISDLISRNIISKTSVMASDICTYVPTDIEKAETGLHIDFAVPMKGAIISTPPQISLIRLLFFIFINKFKAGHMIDVIKYQHDLLKSKGIKVLYLDTHKHVHIVPRILNALIFYAKNNGIKSIRCLTMERKYYLYYLRSLIRHGFLAQIPKMILLYSLGVLMKMKLDKSEIHYSNNLFLMPLALRGNYSGLLMDLLTKLKDEDAEIVTHPGLETECIGADTYIKGRYIEYSSLLKLI; encoded by the coding sequence ATGGGTGTTAGAATTATTGCTGATGATTACGGCATGTCTCTTGAAATTAATAACGCTATTTCCGACCTTATTAGCAGGAATATTATTTCTAAAACAAGTGTCATGGCAAGTGATATTTGTACGTATGTACCGACTGATATAGAAAAAGCAGAAACAGGACTGCATATCGATTTTGCAGTTCCGATGAAAGGCGCTATAATTAGTACCCCACCACAAATCAGCCTTATTAGGCTGCTTTTTTTTATATTCATAAATAAATTTAAAGCTGGGCATATGATAGACGTGATCAAGTATCAGCATGATCTGCTGAAATCAAAAGGCATTAAGGTTTTATATCTGGATACTCATAAACATGTTCATATAGTTCCCAGAATACTTAATGCGTTGATATTTTATGCAAAGAATAATGGCATAAAATCTATACGCTGTCTTACAATGGAAAGGAAGTATTACCTGTATTATTTACGTTCATTGATTAGGCATGGTTTTTTAGCGCAGATACCGAAGATGATTTTACTGTATTCTTTAGGTGTATTGATGAAAATGAAGTTGGATAAATCCGAAATCCATTACAGTAATAATCTTTTCCTAATGCCCTTAGCTTTGAGAGGTAATTATTCAGGGTTATTAATGGATTTGTTAACTAAGCTTAAAGATGAGGATGCTGAAATAGTAACACACCCTGGATTGGAAACTGAATGTATTGGTGCAGATACTTATATAAAGGGGAGGTATATTGAATATTCTTCTCTGCTAAAGTTGATTTAA